The Chrysemys picta bellii isolate R12L10 chromosome 16, ASM1138683v2, whole genome shotgun sequence DNA window atcaacatgttttaatggttatataagccaatgagaatgcacctttctttagaaaataactgaactacaaatggaaaagtttgaTTAAAATTGATAATTTAAATTGAGAttttccacttggtgatttaaatcaatccagcCTGGAATAAATGTAAAGCACTAAAATGGAGTTTGTATTATCCCCACTTGGCATGACCATGCAGCTAGGATATGGTTCACATCTTGCTTTCCTAAAACCCCAGTCAGTGCTGATGTGTTAGCCCCTTATTTGTAAAGTTCACTTGTAGGGATTGGATGGGAAGTGATTTACTTGATCATCAGGGTGATTTAGTCGAtgtttcatagaaatgtaggactggaaaagaccttgagaagtcatcaagtccagcccctgtaCTGTGGCAGCACCAAATAAATCTAGACCATCTCTCACAGGTGATTGTCCATCCTATTCTTAACTATCCcattgttagaaagtttttcttaatatctaacctaaatttatcttgctgcagattaagcccattacttcttgtcctacctgcagtggacatggagaacaattgatcactgtcccttttataacagcccttaacatatttgaagactatcatcaGGTCCCTCCTTATTAATCTTTTCTtgaaactaaacatgcccagtttttttaacctttcctcataggtgaggttttctaaaccttttatcattttgttgctctcctctgggctcttccatttgtccacatttttcctaaagtgtgacTCCTAGAAGTGGACACggtacttcagttgaggcctccCCAGTTCTGAAtacagtgggacaattacctccgtATCTTACATCTTAACTGGATGCTCCAGTTAgtgcaccccagaatattagtttTTTTGgaactgcatcacattattgattcatattcagtttgtgatccactgtaacccacagatccttttcagctgtaCCACTATCATCTGgccagtcattccccattttgtagttgtgcctctgatttttccttcccaagtgaagtattttacatttgtctttattgaatttcatcttgttgatttcagatgaattctcccatttgtcaagctcattttgaattctaatcctgtctccaAAGTACTTGTAACTCCATCTGTCTTGGTGTCCTCTGCAGATTTTATATGCATGCTCGCCACTTCATTATTcaactcattaatgaaaatatttaataatactgAACCCAGGCGTGACCACTGTGGGACCCTACTAGATATGCTGTCCCAGGTTGACAATGAACCACTCAACTActacagtctttcaaccacttgtgcacccatcttataataatttcatctagacctcaTTTCCCTACTTTGATTATGAGAATGGTATgttggactgtgtcaaaagccttactaaaatcaagataatcATGTCTACACTCTctccgcttcccccctcccccaatccactATGCCAGAAACACaggcaaagaaggaaattaggttggcttggcatgatttgtttttgacatcCATGCTGGGTATTCCTTATAactgtaagcacctggaggatgaCACTAATAATTTGATCCAGTATATTTCCAGGTGTCAAaggttaggctgactggtctataattcccctttttaaaaataggtacgtttgcccttctccagtcctctgggacatCATCACCTGTCCTCCACGAGTTCTTGATGATAACATAATGGTGCCAAGATTGCTTCAGTTAATTTCCTAAGAACCCTAGGAGGAATTTCATCAGGACCTGCTGACTTGAGTACATCTAACTTATCTTTCCCAGGGTTGTTAACATTGCGTTGAGCGACtgatcaccattaaccttttcagtgaagtctgaagcaaaataggcattcaacacctcagccttcttgatgtcatcaattattagctctccttccccattaAGATGAGGACCTACAGTTTCCTCTCATCTCTCTCTTGCTCCTTATGTATTTAAATaacttcttattgccttttatgtcccttgctaggtacaactcattttgtgccttagcctttctgatttttgtctCTATGTGCTTGTCCTAGTCTTTTGTAtgcctccttagcaatttgtccatgtttccattttgtgtaggattcttttttgattttcagcccattaaagagctcctgatggagccatattctgtcctatctttccttcacattggAATAGTTGGAATTGtgcttttaatattgtctccttaagAAACTGCAAACTCTCCTaaactcctttatcccttagattttcttccaatAGGaatctaccagttctctgagtttgttaaagattgcttttttgaagtccttATTCTGCTTCTCTCacttcttcctttccttagaatcatgacatctatcatttcatgatcactttcacccaaatgaTCTTCCACCTTCACATTTGCAGGCAATttctccctgttggtcagaatcaagtctaaaatggctgttccTCTGTTTACTatttccactttctgaaacaaaaagttgttctcAAAGGCAGGAAAGAATTTTGCACCTTTCTTGGTGTCATTTGGCTATGGGTGAAGAATGTGATAATCCCAGTGGAAACCAATTATACGTTGATTGACTGGCCTGGTATTAAAATACCTACTAGAGCACACTTTGTTCTTGCAAAGTGAGCTTCTGTATGTATGTGTAAATTGGGAAGTTCGCTCTCTTATGGGGCTAGCTTTAGTGAACATTGGGAAATTACAATTCAAATGGATTTTTCCCAAACTGATTCTTAAACAGGATTCTGGTGTGTACCTGTGTGTTGTGCAGTGGATGTTGTATTATCGTTTGTGTACCTTTTAAAAGATAACTGGTATATCATGTTCTAGAGTGAAACCTGTTTTTAAGCAATCATACAAAAACCACTTGCTCAGAAGAGAGAGCTTTTAACTAAAGATTCAACAGAATTCCATAGGAAACCTTGTGGCAGGAGGATGGTGATATTTGGTAGTTGTTTACAGCAGTTCGCTCCCTCTAGCAGGCAAGGTCCAATGTGCTGAACGCACTGTCGGTAGGCACGTATTTGTGGTGGTTTGTTTAAGTGGATTTGATTATCCCCAGGTGATCCCAGTATGAAGAGCGGCAATGGAATTCCTGCTCGCTGTGTGTACCTGGAGGAAATGGCTGCAGAACTGGATGAACAAGACTGGCTTGACATGGAAAACATTGAACAGGTATCACCACTTCTCTGTCAACTTGTCTCTTTCAGGTTGGTGTCTGGCAGTCCTGAGCTAAAGAAGGTGCCGTGATTAATAAGCAGGTACCTGATTGCAGAGTATCTCCTCAAAAGTCCGGTCCCAAATGGGTATTTAATGACTCCTATTTAAAGATCAGGTCTGCATAAAACATTAATGATATGGGAGGACAGCTTAACCCGTGCACATGTTACTGAGAAACCAGTGTGCTCagctctttttttgttgtttttagacTAGGCTAACAATAGACCTTCTTTTGGTAATTTGCTTTGGGAAGCAGCGGCTGTGGAGAGCCAAACTGGCTGCATTCTGGGCACTGGGAAGGCACTGTGGGTTAGGTATAGGTGGTTATTCCTCACCAAATTGAGAAGGTGTCATTAATTTCTGTTCACGGCTTTTGTTAGCTGAAATTGAGATTTACTGATGGGGACGGTTTAGTTCTTACAGTGCACAAAAAATCTGGCTCTCAGCTACTAACAATAACTTgaactctgctccttccctgcacagCATATTAGAGTTTACCCTCAAGTGCAGACTTGTTCACGAATGGTCAAATGTCTGCTGCCTGTGACAACTGGGCTGGAAGTGACTTCAGGCTTAGTGGCTGTGAGCTTTGGAGTGCTTATAGGGTTAGCTAATACTAGCTCCTCCTAGTGGCTGCAGAGATCTGCTGCCAATGTGGGAGACTGAATGGGAAGATACAGATTAGGAGTCTGGTGACAGAATGGTTAAAACCCCAAGGCCTCTCCCACTCCTCCAGTTTAATTTGCTGTGTCCGTCTTCTGGAAGGTAAGAATGCCTTTGCTTATAACAGTGGACAGTGGGAGTTGGTGCTCCAGTACACAGTTCCGCCTCCATCCACCTCATCAAAACATTGTAAAGAGACCCGCTCCTCTAACAGGACTGTCATGCTAATgcttgtcaggtttttttttcaaaggcaaGGGTTACAGACCCCTATTAGTAAAACTGCTGCAAATTTTGAAGGTGGCTGGAGAAGCTGTTGGCCTAGCAGACTGGGAAAAGTCTGggaaaagtctgagaaccactggtctagcacTGAACTCTCTATATTTCTCAGTAGGGAAGGAAAGCCTAATGGGCAAAAAGGAGCCGTGTTAGGATGATTCGGTGTGGGGTGTTTTTTGTGGAGGGAATGAGGAGGGTTGTGACTTTAGACACTTGGGATTGTGTGTTTATTTTCAGTATATTTTTAATTGTGTGTCTAGGCACTCTTCACCCGCTTGTTGCTCCAGGAACCAGGAAATCACCTGATTTACATGACCTCTGTCAGCACACAGAATCTTTCAGCAGATAGAGACGCAGGAGAGAAACAGATTCTTCGCTACTTATATGCCTGTTACCAGAGATCAAAGGAAGAGGTAGGTAGGCAGCCTTGGGAAGGGGAAGTAGCATCATATGCGGTCTGATTACTGACCTGAAATGAGCAAGTGGGCAGACTATCCACGTATACCGGTACACTTCAGGGGACATCATTCCTTCTGTCTCAATTCCTCTTTCCACGCAGATAACCAAAGTGCCAGAGAACCTGCTGCCCTTTGCAGTTCGCTGCAGGAATCTGACTGTGTCGAACACTCGCACTGTTCTTCTCACCTCAGAGATCTATGTCAACCAGAATGTCTATGAGCAGCTGATGGACCTGATGCTGGAGGCACTGAGAGGAGCACGTAAGTTATAACTACGTCTCTTTCTCCTGGTGGGTTAGTAGTTATCCTCAGATGACCAAATATTGTTGCTTTTTCTTTCCACTTTATAACAAGAACATCAAACCCAACGTCTCTGCTATTTAAGGTCCAAGCTTGACATTCAGAATCAAGTGAGCCATGTAAGCAGTAGATAGTCTTAGAGAAATGCCTAAAGTAATAGGGCAAGTTTGGTGGCCTTAGGACAGCTCAAGGTCTTGTGTCAAGGTGAAAGTAAAACCAGTTGACGCTAGCAAGACAAACTAACCCCACTAATAGAAACCTGGGGTGAGTGCAAAGCTGGCTGAACCGTATTTTACCCTTTGAGGGTCTGGACATTTTGTTAACTCTTTGTCTTGTATATTTTCATAAACGtaatgggtaaaatcctggtgcCCTTGAAATCGAAGGGAGTTTAGCTATTGACTTgaaaggggccaggatttcacccactgtaaATAACAGATCTGATCTAATGTACAAATTAAAATCCAAACTTATAAGTTACCTAAGGGGCAAGGAATAAGAATAAGTTCTTTAGACATCTTGGAAGAGGAGCATCTGACCGTGTCAGGAACCTTAACTAATAGGTCAGTTCCTAGAGTTTAAAGTAACCTTTGAACAGGAGCGAGTAGAGTCAGAAATGGGATGGAGCCTGTGAACAGCTCAGTTCTTTTCAACACAAAGTGTAGGGGAAATTGCCGTCTGCTTTCTTGGTTTTCTGTGTCACTAGCGAAGTTAACACTTTGGGCCAAAGTGCAGTCCATGGATACCAGTCACCCAAGAGCCACTCCTGGGGTCCACTGAATTTTATGGGATTGGTGTTGAGAGGAGAACTGGTCTATGagagagtcagtctctctctctctctctctctctctaacaaagTATTCTACAGAATAAAATACTGAGACCCCCCCCTTTATAAGGGATTTAAAATCGGAGGGGAAGTTCAAATATGTTTAGTTAGTGTCCTTATCCCATCTGAAAACACAACTATGTCCACTTGGCAGGAGGAAAATGTGTCTAGTGATAAGAATGTTTCTACTGTCCTTGTCAAGCACAATTGGttctactttaaaatgtattgGAAATTCTTGTCTCTTGATTTAATTTATCCCTAAGTAGTCAATATCTCAGGAGTCTCTAGATATGGACTTGCTAAAGCATGAGCTAACCCATGCAGCCCCCCAGAGCTTGCTGTACGCGTGACCTGCCATCCGGCTATGGCTGGTATTTGACAATATGGTGTTACCTAATTGGCTGATGGTGAAGGATTATAACAAGATGAACCTGAAGTGTTAATGGGCTGAAGCCACTAAAAATACTTTGAATATTTCTGTTAAATGTTTTTCTACCCCTGCCCTTTACTTCTTTTCTTAGACTTTGAAGATGTGACTGAGTTTCTTGAGGAGGTCATAGAAGCCTTGACAATGGATGAGGAAGTACGGACATTTGGGGAGGTCATGGTTCCTGTGTTTGATATTCTGTTGGGTAGAATCAAAGACCTGGACCTTTGTCAGAATCTGCTGTACACATATCTGGATATGCTCCTCTATTTCACCAGACAGAAAGATATAGCACAGGTAAGTGTGTgttagtgctggtgaaaagtgCTAGCTGTCCCCTGGAAAAGTGCTACATAGGCGGCAGCAGAGCAAATTCCCTCTACACTGTCCCACTAATATGCCTCTGCCATTACCCAGAAAGACTACCTCTACATAAAAGAGAGTAATTCACTTTCTGTGGCCCTTTGACGCTTAGCCTTGCTGATGAGCTCGCCAACAAGGAGAGAAACTGAATACGTCCACAGGCTGGTGGGTCTGATGTAGATGTACCTTCCTGTGCGGTGGCTAATGGCTTTTGCTTTGGCTTTGTTACGAAATGACAGGCTGGATATGTGCAGGGCTCACATTCTGCTCTGGTGAATGTGCACTCTCAGTAGTGTGTTGCTATGACCCATGCATTCCAGCTGTAGTAAAGGGATTGTGTATTGGCTGTGTGCAGCATCCTACGTGATTCACAAATTATGTATTTATCTTCATCCTCTCTGAGAAAAAACAAGAGTGAGAATGAAATAATTTGTTCCCCCGTTCCTTCTCTAACAAGTTACTCCTACTGTTCTCTGACCACTCCCAAATCAACAGGTTCTCTTCATACTTTTATGAACAATAGCATGCACCTCTTTCATCTCTTTAGGTTTTTGTAGACTACATTCAACCAAAGGACCCCACCAATGGGCAAATGTATCAGAAGACCCTGCTAGGAGTCATCTTGAGCATCTCCTGCTTGCTAAAGACCCCAGGCGTAGTGGAGAATCATGGATACTTTCTGAATCCATCCCGATCCAGTCCACAAGAGATCAAAGTGCAGGAGTCCAACATTCATCAGGTCGAGCTGAAGTGCATCAGTGCCACTTTCTAATACTGAACCACAGTGTGTATTCCTAAGGAAAGGAAGCCTTGTAATGGGTTACAGCAAACGACTTGggctcagaagatctgggttctgttccaggctctgccacaggatggctgtatgaccttggcaagtcactccACCTCTGTGTGCTGTGATgctgtttccccacctgtacaatgagGATAGCACAGACCTCCAGGGTGTTGGGAGAATAACTCCATGGATGTGGATAAAATGCTTTGGATtgctcagatggaaggtgctgcAGAACTGCAAAATCTTAAAGAACTTTCTAGACATTAATGAATGAAGCATCACAAACCCTGGAAGATAGCTGTAATCCCTGTTCTGCaggtgagaagactgaagcacaCAGGTTCCCCATAGAGAGCCTGGCAGATCCAGGAGCAGAACCCAGATCACCTGGCTCCCAGTCATGTGCCctaccacaagaccatctttccacCCAGTCACCTATAAAGAAGTTTGGTTTTACTTTCCTTTGAAACAATTCATTATATCTCTTAAAGTGTCCTCCTTGCTTTTTGCTGTTGGCTTCAGGGTTGCTCTGTTCATGACATGTTGTCTGACAGGAGACACTGGTAAGGGGGCGTGGGAGCTACAcctatgggtatgtctgcactccAGCTGGGAGCATTCTTCCCAGCATGGGGTTGACAGACTCGCACTAACTCCCTCTGAGCTAGCGCACTAACAATTGTCACATGAACCCACAACTCcagctagccacctgagctcgGACCCAGGGGCAGGCAGGTTTGGACTTGGGCTGCTAGCCCGAGTCACTGCCCAGgcagcaatgtccacactgctatttttagcatgctagctggaGCAGAGCTCCCATGAGTGTCTAGCCAGGCCGGGAGGCAAGCTCCCAGCGGCAGGGTAGGCAGGCCCTAAGGGACTTTCCAGAAGATTAGGATGACTTGTGAACTCTCAGACCAACCTTGGAAAGTGCAAGTGAAATGGGTCTTTTTCAAAAATGCCTTCAATGATggattgggttttttattttattttttgtgacaGTTTATGGCCCAGTTCCATGAGAAAATCTACCAGATGCTGAAGAACCTGTTACAGCTGTCTCCAGAGACCAAACACAGGATTCTGTCCTGGCTTGGAAACTGTCTCCATGCCAATGCAGGCCGTACCAAAATCTGGGCTAACCAGATGCCAGAGATCTTCTTCCAGATGTATGCCTCGGATGCCTTCTTTCTGAATCTAGGAGCTGCCCTCCTGAAATTGTGCCAGCCATTCtgtaaacccagatctcctaggCTTCTCACCTTCGATCCCACCTACTGTGCCCTGAAAGAGCTGAATGAAGAGGAGAGGAGAAGTAAGAACGTGCATATGAAAGGTAGGTATGCTAGAAATGTTATGCTCGCCTTGTGTTGCATTTGCTTCCATCTGGGCTCACAAGCACTTTGTCTCCCCTACAACACTATACCTCATGCCTCTCCAGGAGGAAAAGGAGGCAACAGATTAGATGGGTAGTGGGGAAGGAATAAAGAAGctgaaaaaagttaaaatatcacCCACACCAAGTCGGGTCTTTCTGACTGTGCTGAAGTCCCCTTCCCAAACCCAGCGGGGCAGTGTTAATTCACTGgtgcttttaatttatttaaggCTTGGAAAAAGAAACATGTTTGATTCCAGCTGTgactgagaaggagccagagtttGCCCACAGCTACAATCTGGTGACCGAGAATTTAGTCCTGACACAATACACCCTCCATTTAGGATTTCACAGGTAACTCCTCTGCTAGCCTTGTAAGTCTAGGAAATGGTGGTTATAAACAGTGTTGATAACAGGGAAGTGCCACACAAACCTTTATTTCTTATGGATGTATTTTAAGCCAGGGTGTGTGCAGGCTTGTGGGAGAGATTCTTTTGCCTAGGCTCAGGTAACGTCTGGTGTTCTCAAACGGAAGAATGCTAAATGCATAAGGGAAATGTGTGTTTTTAGTAACACTCTGTATCcattcaatatttaaaaaaaaaaataaaaaaatcaccaGCCAGAAATACTCTTGAACAGGGAGTATCCTCCCAATATCTCAGAGGTCCAGTACTGTTATGCCTGTTTTTCTGACTGTGCTGATGACACCTGAGCTCCAGGCTATAGCTAACAATTCAGCCTGGGGTTTATTTCACCTGTGCTCAAATAAAAGCTAACAAGCCCATGAACCAGGTATTATCTTTGGGCCTACTGAAGAGTTGGACCCCTGGTTTGACTTTGATAATGTCTGGTTCATGGGCTTGTTAGCTTTCATTATCATTTAGCTGCTGATCTTTCCCCAGAAGAGAAAAGGCCCATGTCTCCTGACTGTACTGGAGAGTGTCACTGTCTCAGGATACTTGTACTCTGTAGAATATTTGAACTGCCATAGTGAGTGGGTTTCATTTTAAGCAGGTTAGGAAGATAACTGGCTGCTCTTCTCAGGAAGTGGTCTGCTGGACGCTAAAATGTACCGTTCCCTTAGCCTCCCACTGTGAATTGTTGCCGGGATACTGTGAGGTCACTAATGATCCAAGCATACTCACCTTCCGTGTGGTTTATTATCTAAATATAGAAATAGCCGAAAATTATGCAAATGGCTTTGTTGCTGGGAAACTGAAAATGTATGCAAGGAAACATCACCACAttacctagaaaatcactgactTTGGTAATCTGAGGATTTACAACTGCATAGGCCAAGCTAGCCATCTGGTGCAGttagcactggtggatcaccagaTTTTTCATTCTGCAGACCAGTTTGTAAGAGAGCTCCTTTTCTGGAACTGCACTCTCCCAATCGCTCACTGTCTGATTCCGACAGTATTCCATTTGGCAGACCATCAGACAGTATTATTCATGGGGGATAATTTGAGGACAGTGGATTAAAATAACGCTCACTCAGTTGCATCCTTCTTTCTGCTTATTCAGATGGAATGGAGCAGTTTCTAAAGCTGGTACTGACTGTGCCCTGCTTTTTTCTGCCCTCTCAGCTGCTTCTGCCAGCTGCACAACACCGCTCGGTATTACACAGGCAGGGTACAAGTAGGTGCACATTTATGAGTTATGTGGGCAATTTGTATTCAATCTCTTTTCATCTAGTCTCTGGTattctcatttttgttttgtgggCAGGTTGCATGATCAGATGGTAAAAATAAACCAAAGCCTTCACCGGCTGCAAGTAGCCTGGCGAGAGGCTCAACAAAGTTCCAGCCCTGCAACAGACAGTCTGCGGGAGCAGTTTGAACGCCTGATGACTGTCTATCTCTCCACCAAAACATCAGTGACTGAGCCACAGATGCTACAGAACTGCCTGAATTTGCAGGTGTCCATGGCAGTTCTCCTGGTCCAGCTGGCTATAGGAAACCAAGGGACTGAGCCTATAGACCTGACATTCCCTTTGCCAGTCGTGGAGCACAGTGCACTGGCTTACGTACCAGGTGAATGAGATCACTCAAGATCACTGCTTTTCATTAAGACAAACACACCTTTAAAGGGAGGGGGCCAAGCAACTTCTCACCTTAAAATTACTTTAGTATCCTTTTCAGTTTGCATTATGTATACAGTATATGGTCTGACTCTTTCGGAGGTGCTGAGCGCCTGCATTTTGCAGGAACTCAACACCTTGCAAAATCAGGGCTGTAGGCCCTGTACAGAAACAATGTGAAGTTCTGCTCCAAAATTTCAAGAGTGCAGATGACAAAGTGATGAGCATCATAGAAATGATTGAGAGCTTAAACTTGTGATTCTAAACAGATTGTGCAAGCTAAGCCAGGTTTGGGCTGGATGTGTGCTGGCATGGGAATTGTCcatggaaattctgaattttccAGGAAGTGATGTGATGTTGGTGATCCAGTAGATAGCGCTGTTCTGTGTCAGAACTGAACCAACACCCCTGTTTGTTGACAGGGGTCACTGTACTGGTGGAAgtgctgtctttcagatgagacaaaCTAAGGTCCTGGCCCCTTTTAAAAGTATCAGGCACTTTCTGTACGAGCTGAAGTGTCCAATCCCAATGTCTTGCCAGATTCCAAtttaggcagaatgtaattactcaTCTAACatttcccctgcagtttcaattggatatGGATCCTTCAGCTGTGGTTTACAGTTATGTACTGCTAAACAGCTACCAAGTTTCACCCCAAAGGTGACTTGTCTCCATGGTGGGGGTGAAATGATCTCCGTATACAGTAAATTGTATCAGTTTGGGGATCCTTtagaattggtttttttttttttttttttttgtaaatacaaGATGTTCCTGTTGGGTCTAGAGATACAGTTTTTACAGGCTGTGCTGGCATCCTCAATAATTGCTTCATTTGTTCATTGGCATTAAACAACCATGTTAATTTTAATCACCATTAGAAGCACTGGGGGGGAAACATAAAGGGAAGGATAGAAAAGAGTGCCTGAAGGAACTTCCTGAGGAGACACTAATACTTATGACTTCTGTTCACAGAATTCTTTGCTGATAATTTGGGTGATTTCTTCATTTTCCTGCGGCGTTTTGCTGATGACATCTTGGAGACTTCTGCAGACTCTCTGGAGCATGTCTTTCACTTTGTTACTGTTTTCACGGGTGATGTAGAGAGGTAGATAAGTTTCCAGCCCTTTGTCCTTTTACATTTACTGCAAAGCatccagagagagaaacaaacaagTAAAAATCATAAGGGGTGTCTTGAGGTTTGATGTAAACGTTAATGACTCAGCTGATCTACCGGAGCGATAGCCAAGAATTTTACCCACGAGAGGCATAATAAGCAAAGAACTTTACCCCAAAGCACTTGGGCTTCATGtaaggcacaaatgggagttcAGCATTTAGTTCCTTGTTAAAGTCAAATTAACTGTAATGTTGGGAGTCTATCTAGTTACAACTGGTTGTTAGTGAACTTTGAGTCACGATGGACCAACAAAAATTGCTTTCCAGAATCCATTGGTGCTAacgtgtttgtccctcctttatGCTGATCACTGGGGCTTTTGATTGTAAGGGTCAGACTGAAAGAAATTTCAAACCAGATTTTTATTTCCAAAGACAGGAAATAATTTTGCACCTTTTTGTTGCTGTTCAGCTGCAGGTAAAGAACATTACAACTAAGGGCTGGGCCAGTTAGAGAGAGTTTTAACCTTAGTGACCAGCTGTGGCGCTAGGGGACAGATGTTCAGAAATGAGCGCTTGCAATTCCaagtgaagtcactgggagctgcaagtgctcagcacctttgaaaaccaggccccatGCACCCAGTAGAACTTGTGCTGTCTTTGAAAAATGGAGATTTTGCTTTGTTCATGACTGATTTGGGAAATTTCCTGCTTTCTGCAATTGGATGTTTTGCTAATGATCAAAATAGGGGTTGTCTAGATTGGTCTATTTTAGTTGTTTCTGAAACATCTGTTGCCTCGGTGCTTGTTGCCTAAGCACTGAACAAAATTATGACCAGAGTTATTGATCCTTGTGGTAAGATATCATTGTGTACACTGTGTTCATGCTATTCATTTGTtaatatttgtgtgtgcataATTATATTCATGGCAACAACAGGAGCAGGTAAACTCCATCTTCTCCCTGGGGTGCTATTTGCAACTGCCCAGCATGGGAGTTGGGAGAACCGGGATCTGTTCCCACTTCTTTCACTGACTCTGCAGTTTTGGACAGGTCACTAAACCCCTGTGCCCCACCTATATAATGGGGACAATAATGCTTAACCGTTGCTGAATGCTCTCAGATATATTAGTAAGAGCACTCTGTAAGTTCAAAATACTTCTGCTGTTCTATAAGTAGGAGACAGAGGCATTAGACAGGTTCAGCACATAGCTGATATAACAGAATGTTTGCCACCAAAACACATTTGGGCTAGGGCAGAAGAATCACAACTGATGAGCAAGCACAATGTGCAGTAATATGCATCACCGAGAGTGTGTTCTAGGAGGGATGAGGCCAAAAGCTTCAACCTTCACTCCCTTTGTAACACTTCGGTCCGAGGTTTAACCACTAGTGACTGAGAACAACCATGGCATGCTGTTAGGAATGCAAGTGGTAGGTCAGGTTATGTCAGAAGTTTGGCTGCACAAGTGTAGTGGTGTTAGCCAGCCCTTCCCCATGTGGATGGCCTCAATCTTTGGGATTCTCTTTGGTCACTCAAATTCCCCTTTTGCTCTAAACTGCCCTATTATATCGGTTTTTC harbors:
- the UBE4A gene encoding ubiquitin conjugation factor E4 A isoform X1 — encoded protein: MTDQENNNSISSNPFAALFSSLADAKQFAAIQKQQLRQLTADETSASQDDSDNSVSESLDDCDYSVAEISRSFRSQQELCEQLNINHMIQRIFLITLDNSDPSMKSGNGIPARCVYLEEMAAELDEQDWLDMENIEQALFTRLLLQEPGNHLIYMTSVSTQNLSADRDAGEKQILRYLYACYQRSKEEITKVPENLLPFAVRCRNLTVSNTRTVLLTSEIYVNQNVYEQLMDLMLEALRGAHFEDVTEFLEEVIEALTMDEEVRTFGEVMVPVFDILLGRIKDLDLCQNLLYTYLDMLLYFTRQKDIAQVFVDYIQPKDPTNGQMYQKTLLGVILSISCLLKTPGVVENHGYFLNPSRSSPQEIKVQESNIHQFMAQFHEKIYQMLKNLLQLSPETKHRILSWLGNCLHANAGRTKIWANQMPEIFFQMYASDAFFLNLGAALLKLCQPFCKPRSPRLLTFDPTYCALKELNEEERRSKNVHMKGLEKETCLIPAVTEKEPEFAHSYNLVTENLVLTQYTLHLGFHRLHDQMVKINQSLHRLQVAWREAQQSSSPATDSLREQFERLMTVYLSTKTSVTEPQMLQNCLNLQVSMAVLLVQLAIGNQGTEPIDLTFPLPVVEHSALAYVPEFFADNLGDFFIFLRRFADDILETSADSLEHVFHFVTVFTGDVERMKNPHLRAKLAEVLEAVMPHLDQVQNPLVSSMFHRERVFCSYHHAAHLAEALIKVFVDIEFTGDPHQFEQKFNYRRPMYPILRYMWGTDSYRQSIKGLADYASENLEAMNPPLFLRFLNLLMNDAIFLLDEAIQYLSKIKVQQIEKDRGEWDNLSQEARREKESSLQMFGQLARFHNIMSNETIGTLAFLTSEIKSLFVHPFLAERIISMLNYFLQHLVGPKMGALKVKDFSEFDFKPQQLVSDICNIYLNLGDEENFCATVPKDGRSYSPTLFAQTVRVLKKINKPGNMIVAFSNLAERIKSLADRQQQEEETYADACDEFLDPIMSTLMSDPVMLPSSRVTVDRSTIARHLLSDQTDPFNRSPLTMDQIRPNIELKEKIQQWLAERKKQKEQLEDTLK
- the UBE4A gene encoding ubiquitin conjugation factor E4 A isoform X3; translation: MTDQENNNSISSNPFAALFSSLADAKQFAAIQKQQLRQLTADETSASQDDSDNSVSESLDDCDYSVAEISRSFRSQQELCEQLNINHMIQRIFLITLDNSDPSMKSGNGIPARCVYLEEMAAELDEQDWLDMENIEQALFTRLLLQEPGNHLIYMTSVSTQNLSADRDAGEKQILRYLYACYQRSKEEITKVPENLLPFAVRCRNLTVSNTRTVLLTSEIYVNQNVYEQLMDLMLEALRGAHFEDVTEFLEEVIEALTMDEEVRTFGEVMVPVFDILLGRIKDLDLCQNLLYTYLDMLLYFTRQKDIAQVFVDYIQPKDPTNGQMYQKTLLGVILSISCLLKTPGVVENHGYFLNPSRSSPQEIKVQESNIHQFMAQFHEKIYQMLKNLLQLSPETKHRILSWLGNCLHANAGRTKIWANQMPEIFFQMYASDAFFLNLGAALLKLCQPFCKPRSPRLLTFDPTYCALKELNEEERRSKNVHMKGLEKETCLIPAVTEKEPEFAHSYNLVTENLVLTQYTLHLGFHRLHDQMVKINQSLHRLQVAWREAQQSSSPATDSLREQFERLMTVYLSTKTSVTEPQMLQNCLNLQVSMAVLLVQLAIGNQGTEPIDLTFPLPVVEHSALAYVPEFFADNLGDFFIFLRRFADDILETSADSLEHVFHFVTVFTGDVERMKNPHLRAKLAEVLEAVMPHLDQVQNPLVSSMFHRERVFCSYHHAAHLAEALIKVFVDIEFTGDPHQFEQKFNYRRPMYPILRYMWGTDSYRQSIKYLSKIKVQQIEKDRGEWDNLSQEARREKESSLQMFGQLARFHNIMSNETIGTLAFLTSEIKSLFVHPFLAERIISMLNYFLQHLVGPKMGALKVKDFSEFDFKPQQLVSDICNIYLNLGDEENFCATVPKDGRSYSPTLFAQTVRVLKKINKPGNMIVAFSNLAERIKSLADRQQQEEETYADACDEFLDPIMSTLMSDPVMLPSSRVTVDRSTIARHLLSDQTDPFNRSPLTMDQIRPNIELKEKIQQWLAERKKQKEQLEDTLK